CGCGCAGTGCCGCTCGTCTCAGATCGCGGGCGGGAGCGCGGCGATCGGAGGGCCGTTCGAACTGCTCAACGCCAATGGTGAGACGGTAACCGACAAGGATGTGATCACCGAGCCCACGCTTGTCTACTTCGGTTATACCTTCTGCCCGGATGTTTGCCCCTTTGACATGTCGCGCAATGTCGACACGATCGATTTGCTGGCCGAGCGCGGTCAGTCGGTGACGCCGTTGTTCATCTCGATAGACCCGGATCGCGATACCCCCGAGGTCGTGGGCGATTTCGCATTCAACCTGCATGAACGCGTGATTGGCCTGACCGGATCGCCCGAGCAGATCAAGGCGGCCAGCAAGGCGTACAAGACCTATTACAAGGCCCAAGACAAAAGCGATGAGTATTATTTGGTCGACCACTCGACCTTTACCTATCTGATGACGCCCGAGGACGGGTTTCTGGAATTTTTCAAACGCGATGAAACGGCCGAGCAGATGGCGGACAAGATTGGCTGCTTTCTTGATCAGGCCTGATCCTCAACAGTCGGTTTGACCTTTGGAATGGCGCTGC
The Ruegeria sp. SCSIO 43209 genome window above contains:
- a CDS encoding SCO family protein — its product is MVRLYAILATVVLAIGLGAMWLLTRGGADDKYAQCRSSQIAGGSAAIGGPFELLNANGETVTDKDVITEPTLVYFGYTFCPDVCPFDMSRNVDTIDLLAERGQSVTPLFISIDPDRDTPEVVGDFAFNLHERVIGLTGSPEQIKAASKAYKTYYKAQDKSDEYYLVDHSTFTYLMTPEDGFLEFFKRDETAEQMADKIGCFLDQA